A single genomic interval of Synergistaceae bacterium harbors:
- a CDS encoding PH domain-containing protein: protein MEPVYKYYKSAWKSFYKTWLLMLLILVAACALSLYTPLKEHSKWLWIIVAVIEVCLFLCMAVKRKTMQLILRDNPDKPEDQEVAFIMYNPFKPFSSDFNKSVEIGLSEIKHIEVGQTMMQTILGVGDLIVTSAGTGGEEIIAKNIPHPKTVRDEIQVHARKYKKPNPTQIIVEQPQQ, encoded by the coding sequence ATGGAACCTGTTTATAAGTATTACAAATCGGCGTGGAAGAGCTTTTATAAAACGTGGCTGCTCATGTTATTAATTCTTGTTGCTGCGTGTGCACTGTCATTGTATACCCCGTTGAAAGAACACTCAAAATGGTTGTGGATAATCGTAGCAGTTATTGAAGTCTGCTTATTCTTATGTATGGCAGTTAAGCGCAAGACAATGCAGTTAATTTTACGCGATAATCCCGACAAGCCCGAAGATCAAGAAGTCGCATTTATCATGTATAACCCGTTCAAGCCGTTCAGCTCGGATTTTAACAAGTCTGTAGAAATAGGCCTGTCAGAAATTAAGCATATTGAAGTCGGTCAAACAATGATGCAGACGATTTTAGGAGTCGGCGATTTGATTGTTACTTCAGCAGGAACGGGCGGAGAAGAAATTATCGCGAAAAATATTCCTCATCCTAAGACAGTACGCGATGAGATTCAAGTTCACGCACGCAAATATAAGAAGCCTAACCCTACGCAAATTATCGTGGAACAACCGCAGCAATAA
- a CDS encoding response regulator — MIAEINYTFIEITMLPFLAVLTAFLAGRLSTTNEINRRFMLLVLSTFISAVFETSLELFPAFDASPLAHKFFYSLVNINAYCLMCYIAAYTRTLKQNFTHTNFFMLCVSVFMLFALSPDEKLYTFFCPGFAVVFALEGFILQLIYQKYYGNGQFLVMNLLFLLLIDAFLIQYLFNQDFPLVYSIAAFMLFFTFFYLEAPTYKQLIIAKQETEDARIRTEYSIKKATIANRAKSNFLASTSHEIRTPMNAILGINEMILNETTDSETRNAALDVKRSGEYLLNLVNNILDISKIEAGKMELFDNDYHLWDLLKECEIYTTERIKNKPALKFILNVDKDLSEHLYGDSLRLKQALINLLDNSAKYTEKGQIILTVSGERIANNIKLVFSIKDTGIGMRDEESQNIFEPFERANIIETRHIPGAGLGLNLVRNIVEIMSGIIELKSVYGEGTEFIMTIPQKISSGEEFTINKYEAYLNANKQKQENEDSSPEVWPNANILVVDDTPVNLVVAKGMLKDSKANIDTSESGENALDMIKAKHYDVVFLDHKMPGMDGIETLKHAKNYTDKTTKFIALTANSGTNARAEYISYGFDDYLPKPFKSLEMMRILKSCLNK; from the coding sequence ATGATTGCAGAAATTAATTACACGTTCATAGAAATTACAATGCTGCCATTTCTTGCTGTCTTGACGGCTTTTCTTGCTGGCCGGCTCTCTACTACTAATGAAATAAACCGGCGTTTTATGCTGCTTGTGTTGTCAACTTTTATATCGGCAGTGTTTGAGACTTCTCTTGAACTCTTCCCGGCTTTTGATGCAAGTCCTTTAGCGCACAAATTTTTTTACTCACTTGTAAATATTAATGCTTATTGCTTAATGTGTTATATCGCGGCTTATACTAGAACTCTAAAGCAAAATTTTACTCACACAAATTTTTTCATGCTATGTGTAAGTGTCTTCATGTTATTTGCTTTATCGCCTGATGAGAAACTTTATACTTTCTTTTGTCCGGGCTTTGCTGTAGTGTTCGCACTTGAGGGCTTTATTTTGCAGCTCATCTATCAGAAATATTACGGCAATGGGCAGTTTCTCGTCATGAATTTATTATTCTTGTTATTAATTGACGCGTTTTTGATTCAATATTTATTTAATCAAGACTTCCCATTAGTGTATTCAATTGCGGCGTTTATGTTATTCTTTACATTTTTTTATCTTGAGGCACCGACTTATAAACAGTTAATTATCGCTAAACAAGAGACTGAAGACGCTAGAATCAGGACAGAATACTCAATCAAGAAAGCGACTATTGCGAACAGGGCAAAAAGTAATTTTCTCGCAAGCACTTCACACGAAATTAGAACGCCCATGAATGCAATTTTAGGAATTAATGAAATGATTCTTAACGAGACAACGGACTCAGAGACAAGAAATGCAGCTCTTGACGTTAAGAGATCAGGGGAATATTTATTAAATCTCGTGAATAATATTTTAGACATTTCCAAGATAGAGGCCGGGAAGATGGAACTATTTGATAATGATTATCATTTATGGGATTTATTAAAGGAGTGCGAAATTTATACAACTGAACGAATCAAGAATAAACCCGCGCTAAAATTTATATTGAATGTCGATAAAGATTTAAGCGAGCATTTATACGGGGATTCATTAAGGCTTAAGCAGGCACTAATAAATTTACTTGACAACTCGGCCAAGTACACGGAGAAAGGACAAATAATTTTAACTGTATCAGGTGAGAGAATCGCAAATAATATAAAACTTGTATTCTCAATAAAAGATACTGGAATCGGCATGAGAGACGAGGAATCACAAAATATTTTCGAACCCTTTGAGCGCGCTAATATAATCGAGACTCGGCATATTCCCGGGGCTGGGCTTGGCCTGAATCTCGTTCGCAACATTGTAGAAATTATGAGCGGCATTATCGAACTCAAAAGCGTTTACGGTGAGGGAACAGAATTTATTATGACAATTCCGCAAAAAATTTCGTCCGGTGAAGAGTTCACGATTAATAAATACGAGGCATATTTGAACGCTAATAAACAGAAACAGGAAAACGAGGACTCCAGCCCTGAAGTCTGGCCGAACGCAAATATTTTAGTTGTCGATGATACCCCCGTAAATTTAGTAGTCGCTAAAGGAATGTTAAAAGATTCTAAGGCAAATATTGACACTTCAGAGAGCGGAGAAAATGCACTCGACATGATAAAAGCTAAACACTATGATGTAGTATTTCTTGATCACAAAATGCCAGGCATGGACGGAATAGAGACTCTAAAGCACGCAAAAAATTATACTGATAAGACGACAAAATTTATAGCTTTAACTGCTAACTCAGGGACAAATGCACGGGCTGAATATATTTCATACGGATTTGATGATTACTTGCCGAAACCGTTTAAGAGCCTCGAAATGATGAGAATTCTTAAATCATGCTTGAATAAATAA
- a CDS encoding ABC transporter permease, producing MMEILKTALLSLLGNRTRSLLTMLGIIIGVGAVITMVAIGQGSAQQVEQFVAGFGQNLIMVFPAPPNTTGARGAAGSGNSLTLADSYALANEGFAISRTAPEVNSSGQIIYGNSNWNTSIMGSTQDILEVRNWSIAEGEIFTDQDVKSAAKVCVIGPTVAKELFGYSSPVGETVRIRSIPFKVVGLTTKKGANAWGQDQDDFILAPVTTVQRRLSRSGPRVDNVRRVNVQARDKDSLEAAQNEIISILRQRHRLSEGMPDDFQIRDLTEVQENATNTANIMSTLLGSVASISLLVGGIGIMNIMLVSVTERTREIGIRMAVGARPSNVRAQFLTEAVVLSLLGGAIGIAGGVGVSNAIGHFLNWPIIISINAIIVAAGFSAFVGVLFGFWSAWKASNLDPIVALRAE from the coding sequence ATCATGGAAATCTTGAAGACTGCTTTATTGTCATTATTAGGAAATAGGACTCGCTCACTTCTTACAATGCTGGGAATTATTATCGGTGTCGGAGCAGTTATCACAATGGTAGCTATAGGACAAGGCTCGGCACAGCAAGTTGAACAGTTTGTAGCAGGTTTCGGACAAAATTTAATAATGGTATTTCCTGCTCCGCCTAATACGACGGGCGCAAGGGGTGCGGCAGGTTCGGGGAATTCTTTAACGCTCGCGGATTCTTATGCACTTGCTAATGAAGGTTTTGCGATTTCTCGGACAGCTCCCGAAGTTAATTCAAGCGGACAAATTATTTACGGTAATTCAAACTGGAACACTAGTATAATGGGCAGTACACAGGATATTTTAGAGGTTAGAAACTGGTCAATTGCAGAGGGAGAAATCTTCACGGATCAAGACGTAAAAAGCGCGGCAAAAGTATGTGTAATCGGTCCGACTGTAGCAAAAGAATTATTTGGATATTCAAGCCCGGTCGGTGAAACAGTAAGAATTCGCAGTATCCCATTTAAAGTCGTGGGCTTGACTACAAAGAAGGGCGCAAATGCATGGGGGCAGGATCAAGACGATTTTATTTTAGCTCCTGTTACAACTGTACAAAGAAGATTATCACGTTCAGGCCCTAGAGTCGACAATGTAAGGCGCGTTAACGTACAGGCAAGGGACAAAGACTCACTTGAAGCAGCTCAGAACGAAATAATTTCGATTTTAAGGCAGCGGCACAGATTATCAGAAGGAATGCCCGACGATTTCCAAATTAGAGATTTAACGGAAGTACAGGAAAATGCAACGAATACGGCTAATATAATGAGTACTCTTTTAGGCTCGGTGGCTTCAATTTCGTTATTAGTCGGCGGAATCGGAATAATGAATATAATGCTTGTGTCAGTAACTGAGAGGACTCGCGAGATCGGCATAAGAATGGCAGTAGGTGCAAGGCCTTCAAATGTTAGAGCGCAATTTTTAACGGAGGCTGTAGTGCTTTCACTCTTAGGCGGTGCAATAGGAATCGCGGGCGGTGTTGGAGTATCTAACGCTATAGGACATTTTTTAAACTGGCCGATTATTATATCAATCAATGCAATAATAGTTGCTGCGGGGTTCTCTGCATTTGTCGGAGTCTTATTCGGATTCTGGTCGGCATGGAAGGCTTCAAATTTAGATCCCATTGTAGCACTTAGAGCAGAATAA